In Arachis stenosperma cultivar V10309 chromosome 1, arast.V10309.gnm1.PFL2, whole genome shotgun sequence, one DNA window encodes the following:
- the LOC130944748 gene encoding O-fucosyltransferase 29-like produces the protein MAVGSKVWSLRSFLCSKQPQLLHPDKNNNSNGSINHNHNHHSHMCWRSSVAKPTSWSMVCGFMLFGLGLISLLTGHMASHVEWYSQRFVHRTLHSAQDGSERAPIDIWESQYSRYYYGCKERGRNFAPAVSERKSNGYLLIATSGGLNQQRTGITDAVVVARILNATLVVPELDHHSFWKDDSDFNNIFDINWFITYLAKDITIVKRVPDKVMRSMDKPPYTMRVPRKSEPEYYHDQVLPILLRRRVLQLTKFDFRLANDLDDELQRLRCRVNYHALRYTKPIRQFGQKLVMRMRKMANRFIAVHLRFEPDMLAFSGCYFGGGEKERQELGEIRKRWTTLPDLSPDGERKRGKCPLTPHEVGLMLRALGFANDTYLYVASGEIYGGDETMQPLKDLFPNIYTKEMLAGEELKPFLPFSSRLAAIDYIVCDESNVFVTNNNGNMAKILAGRRRYMGHKRTIRPNAKRLSTLFMERHQMDWDTFAEKVKASQRGFMGEPDEMRPGRGEFNEYPSICICEKPYIDQALSEDVFRPPKLAAENLTVKEDSSLDEENEDSIRLPKQSVGRARRW, from the exons ATGGCTGTTGGCAGCAAAGTTTGGAGCTTGAGGAGCTTCTTGTGTTCAAAGCAACCTCAGTTGCTGCACCCTGATAAAAATAACAATAGTAATGGGAGCATTAACCATAACCATAACCACCATAGCCACATGTGTTGGAGATCCAGCGTGGCGAAACCCACATCGTGGTCCATGGTTTGCGGGTTCATGCTGTTCGGGTTGGGTCTAATCTCACTCTTAACGGGTCACATGGCTTCTCATGTTGAATGGTACTCCCAAAGATTCGTCCATCGCACTCTCCACTCAGCACAG GATGGAAGTGAGCGTGCGCCAATTGATATTTGGGAATCACAGTATTCTAGGTATTACTATGGATGTAAAGAAAGGGGGCGTAATTTTGCTC CTGCTGTATCCGAGCGTAAGTCAAATGGCTACTTGCTTATAGCAACAAGTGGAGGACTGAACCAACAAAGAACTGGG ATTACGGATGCCGTTGTTGTTGCACGAATTCTTAATGCTACATTAGTTGTACCGGAGTTGGATCATCATTCGTTTTGGAAGGATGATAG TGACTTCAACAATATTTTTGATATAAATTGGTTCATTACATATCTTGCAAAGGATATTACCATTGTTAAAAGAGTTCCTGATAAGGTTATGCGATCAATGGATAAACCTCCATATACAATGCGTGTCCCGAGGAAATCCGAACCTGAATATTATCATGATCAAGTTTTGCCAATACTCTTGAGACGACGG GTTTTGCAATTGACGAAGTTTGACTTTAGACTAGCAAATGACCTAGATGATGAACTACAAAGATTACGTTGCCGTGTTAATTATCATGCACTGAGATACACGAAACCTATACGACAGTTTGGTCAAAAACTTGTTATGAGAATGCGAAAGATGGCAAACCGTTTTATAGCCGTCCATTTGAG GTTTGAGCCAGATATGCTGGCATTTTCAGGTTGTTATTTTGGTGGGGGTGAAAAAGAAAGACAAGAGCTCGGGGAAATAAGAAAAAGGTGGACAACGTTGCCT GATTTGAGCCCTGATGGAGAGCGAAAGCGTGGAAAATGTCCTCTTACTCCTCATGAGGTGGGGTTGATGCTCCGAGCACTTGGTTTTGCAAATGATACCTACCTATATGTTGCATCAGGAGAAATATACGGAGGGGATGAGACCATGCAGCCTCTGAAAGATCTTTTCCCCAACATCTATACAAAAGAGATGCTTGCAGGGGAAGAGCTGAAACCTTTTCTTCCATTCTCTTCCCGCCTTGCTGCTATTGACTACATTGTGTGCGATGAAAGCAATGTATTTGTCACTAACAACAATGGCAACATGGCCAAGATTCTTGCCGGTCGAAG gAGGTATATGGGTCACAAAAGAACTATCAGACCAAATGCCAAGAGGCTTAGCACTCTGTTCATGGAGCGGCATCAGATGGATTGGGACACTTTCGCCGAAAAGGTTAAGGCATCTCAACGAGGATTCATGGGAGAGCCAGATGAGATGAGGCCTGGACGCGGCGAGTTTAATGAGTATCCAAGTATTTGTATATGTGAGAAACCATATATTGATCAAGCACTCAGTGAAGATGTGTTCCGGCCTCCTAAACTTGCAGCCGAAAACCTGACAGTGAAAGAGGATTCCTCATTGgatgaagaaaatgaagatagtATTCGACTACCTAAGCAAAGTGTAGGAAGGGCCAGAAGGTGGTAA